A section of the Bacillus sp. HSf4 genome encodes:
- the fdhD gene encoding formate dehydrogenase accessory sulfurtransferase FdhD, whose protein sequence is MGKNITTSRSVFRYDHGELVQREDQMATEYPLTVMVNGEEFVTLVCSPDSLEELVIGFLASEGVIRFKKEIKRFTIDESLGFAYVDLVSSNQLRLQDYTKRVIGSCCGKGRHFYFQQDVKTAKTALHYVTIKPENCLALMRDMQKNSKLFQHTGGVHNAALCTPDKMIATRSDIGRHNALDKLYGFCLLHQVPVRDKLIVFSGRISSEVLLKAAKIGVSAVISKSAPTELAIQMAEELNIMMIGFARNQSFNVYTHHERIRLS, encoded by the coding sequence ATGGGGAAAAACATCACAACAAGCCGCAGCGTTTTCCGGTATGATCATGGAGAGCTTGTGCAGCGAGAGGATCAGATGGCGACAGAGTACCCCTTGACTGTAATGGTGAACGGCGAAGAGTTCGTCACACTGGTTTGTTCGCCGGACAGCCTGGAAGAACTTGTGATTGGATTTCTGGCATCCGAAGGGGTTATCCGATTTAAAAAAGAGATTAAAAGGTTTACAATAGACGAAAGTCTTGGTTTCGCATATGTCGATCTTGTCAGCTCAAATCAGCTTCGGCTTCAAGATTACACGAAGCGGGTGATTGGGTCCTGCTGCGGGAAAGGGCGGCATTTTTATTTCCAGCAGGATGTCAAAACGGCGAAAACCGCCCTTCATTATGTAACGATCAAACCTGAAAACTGTTTGGCGCTTATGCGTGACATGCAGAAAAACAGCAAGCTTTTTCAGCATACGGGAGGCGTTCACAACGCCGCTTTGTGCACCCCAGACAAAATGATCGCGACGAGGTCTGATATTGGAAGGCACAATGCGCTGGATAAATTGTACGGATTTTGTTTATTGCATCAGGTTCCGGTCCGGGACAAGCTGATCGTATTCAGCGGCCGAATCTCGTCTGAAGTGCTGCTAAAAGCGGCAAAAATCGGCGTCTCTGCGGTCATTTCCAAGTCCGCACCGACCGAGCTTGCCATTCAGATGGCCGAGGAGCTGAATATCATGATGATTGGTTTTGCGAGGAACCAGTCATTTAATGTATATACACATCACGAGCGAATACGACTCTCGTAA
- a CDS encoding OFA family MFS transporter, whose product MKKTKNRWLIALCAVGIHLSIGSVYAWSVFTNPLADQFGWSLSQISLTFSIAILFLGLSAAFLGHFVEKHGPKKAGMLAAFFFGIGVTFSGVAVQLGSLPLLYLFYGVFGGIGLGVGYITPVSSLVKWFPDRRGLATGLAIMGFGFAALISSPIIQLLISHTGISNTFFILGICYFAVMMLSSVYLAPPEEGWVPKGYSPAAGRTVRHLDLSQLTANEAIKTKRFYYLWLMLFINVTCGIAIISIASPLSQESAGFSAAGAAALVGILGAFNGFGRIGWASASDYIGRPNTYTVFFAIQLIAFPLLPFVADPVIFSGLMALIYTCYGGGFAAIPAYIGDLFGTKQLGAIHGYMLTAWAAAGLVGPMFSSWIRDVTGSYSQSLTVFSVLFGIGLLLSFFIRADMKQLRKRAAVQISSSAKG is encoded by the coding sequence ATGAAAAAAACAAAAAACAGGTGGCTCATCGCTCTTTGTGCGGTCGGAATCCATTTATCCATCGGGTCTGTGTATGCATGGAGCGTGTTTACAAATCCGCTTGCAGACCAATTCGGCTGGAGCCTGAGCCAAATCAGTCTGACGTTCAGCATCGCGATTTTATTTCTCGGCCTTTCAGCCGCATTTTTAGGACATTTCGTTGAAAAACACGGCCCCAAAAAAGCCGGTATGCTCGCGGCGTTTTTCTTCGGTATCGGTGTGACCTTTTCCGGGGTCGCCGTTCAGCTCGGCTCCCTTCCGCTGCTCTATTTGTTTTATGGCGTTTTTGGCGGCATCGGCCTCGGTGTCGGCTATATTACGCCTGTCTCTTCGCTTGTGAAATGGTTTCCGGACCGCCGCGGCCTGGCTACGGGGCTGGCCATCATGGGATTTGGCTTTGCGGCTTTGATCAGCAGCCCGATTATTCAGCTTTTGATCAGCCATACCGGGATTTCCAACACGTTCTTTATTCTCGGTATCTGCTATTTTGCGGTGATGATGCTCTCTTCCGTTTACCTTGCTCCTCCTGAAGAAGGCTGGGTGCCGAAAGGGTATTCTCCCGCAGCAGGAAGGACGGTCCGTCATCTGGATTTATCGCAGCTGACGGCAAACGAGGCCATTAAGACGAAACGGTTTTATTATTTATGGCTTATGCTTTTCATTAATGTCACGTGCGGAATTGCCATCATTTCGATCGCATCTCCGCTCTCCCAGGAAAGCGCGGGTTTTTCCGCAGCCGGAGCCGCCGCGCTCGTTGGCATTTTGGGTGCGTTTAACGGCTTCGGACGCATCGGCTGGGCTTCCGCATCGGATTATATCGGACGGCCGAATACGTATACCGTCTTTTTCGCCATTCAGCTTATTGCTTTTCCGCTGCTGCCGTTTGTTGCAGATCCAGTCATCTTCTCTGGCTTGATGGCGCTGATCTATACGTGCTATGGAGGCGGCTTTGCCGCCATTCCGGCATATATCGGCGATTTATTCGGAACAAAGCAGCTCGGCGCCATCCACGGATACATGTTAACAGCGTGGGCGGCAGCCGGACTTGTGGGGCCGATGTTCTCATCTTGGATTCGCGATGTAACGGGAAGCTACAGCCAAAGTCTGACGGTTTTTTCCGTCCTGTTCGGCATCGGACTGCTCCTCTCGTTTTTCATCAGGGCGGATATGAAGCAATTGAGAAAAAGAGCAGCGGTCCAAATCTCAAGTTCAGCAAAGGGATAA